A window from Moritella yayanosii encodes these proteins:
- the nadK gene encoding NAD(+) kinase: protein MNREFKTIGLIGKPKHPETTKTLIALHNFLTKHQYNVIVDSRVSQDLGIEGVISRPLMNLGEEADLAVVVGGDGNMLGAGRVLSRFDIAVIGVNRGNLGFLTDLDPEAFDEHLLGVLKGEYISEKRILLNTSIYRYGMLKATNLAFNETILHPGKIPAMIEFEVYIDDSFMLSQRADGLLVSTPTGSTAYSLSAGGPIVSPNLEAITLMAMFPHTLSSRPIVISANSTVKLVVSLNNEENMMVSCDGHVHIGVLPGDEIIIKRDKNNLHLIHPKNYDYFNVLREKLGWGSKLF, encoded by the coding sequence ATGAACAGAGAGTTCAAAACTATCGGGTTAATCGGAAAGCCCAAGCATCCAGAAACAACCAAAACCCTTATTGCCCTACACAATTTTTTAACCAAACATCAATACAACGTGATAGTTGATAGTCGCGTATCTCAAGATCTTGGCATAGAAGGTGTTATATCTCGTCCACTGATGAATTTAGGTGAAGAAGCTGATCTGGCTGTGGTTGTCGGGGGCGACGGTAATATGCTGGGTGCTGGCCGCGTATTATCACGCTTTGATATCGCCGTCATCGGTGTTAACCGGGGTAATTTAGGCTTTTTAACCGATCTCGACCCCGAAGCGTTTGATGAACACTTATTAGGCGTCCTAAAAGGCGAATACATTTCGGAAAAACGTATTTTATTAAACACCTCGATTTACCGCTACGGCATGTTAAAAGCCACCAACTTAGCATTTAATGAAACCATCTTACATCCGGGCAAGATCCCAGCAATGATTGAGTTTGAAGTGTATATCGATGATAGCTTTATGCTCAGTCAACGTGCCGATGGCTTACTCGTATCAACACCAACAGGTTCAACGGCTTACTCATTGTCCGCAGGGGGCCCCATTGTATCGCCAAATTTAGAAGCGATTACCTTAATGGCGATGTTTCCCCATACGTTATCTAGTCGCCCTATCGTAATAAGTGCAAATAGCACAGTGAAATTGGTTGTTTCGCTAAACAATGAAGAAAATATGATGGTCAGTTGTGATGGTCATGTCCACATTGGTGTACTGCCAGGAGATGAAATAATCATCAAACGTGATAAAAACAACCTGCATTTAATCCATCCCAAAAACTATGATTACTTTAACGTTTTACGTGAAAAGTTAGGTTGGGGCAGTAAATTATTTTAA
- the bamE gene encoding outer membrane protein assembly factor BamE: MRLKHLLIAGLAIISLSGCSILEKMVYKIDIPQGNYVEDRQVDKLRVDMTKEQVTYVLGSPMLVDSFDHDVWNYLYHFKTGRGKITTKQLVLTFAGENLKTVVGDYPLNPNFATPLDR; encoded by the coding sequence ATGCGCTTAAAACACTTACTTATTGCAGGCTTGGCTATCATTAGTTTATCGGGCTGCTCAATTCTAGAAAAAATGGTTTATAAAATTGATATCCCACAAGGTAACTATGTTGAGGATCGCCAAGTAGACAAATTACGTGTGGATATGACTAAAGAACAAGTAACTTATGTACTTGGTAGTCCAATGTTAGTTGATTCGTTCGACCATGATGTGTGGAATTATTTATATCATTTCAAAACCGGGCGAGGCAAAATAACAACGAAACAGTTGGTATTAACGTTTGCAGGTGAAAACTTGAAAACTGTGGTTGGTGATTATCCACTAAACCCAAATTTTGCAACGCCGCTAGATAGATAA
- a CDS encoding anhydro-N-acetylmuramic acid kinase produces the protein MRTKRELYIGLMSGTSIDGIDAALVAFEDGKCQLLARHLQPMPATLTAQLHQLCRPNDNEISALAIIEQPLAQAFALACQQLLAKTPYTASDVTAIGSHGQTIRHHPEHGFTLQIGDANILAALTNIDTIADFRRKDMALGGQGAPLVPAFHQAVFQHPTITRAIINIGGLANITYLPSLQQTKPIIGYDTGPGNTLLDAWFSAKNSSDRYYDVDGQWASSGRIIEPLLTSLLQHEYFALNPPKSTGRELFNLAWLGSYLTIGAREYTDADIQRTLTRFTAVSITNEVTKLIQNCGINKSRGVNNSGDMNISTEVYICGGGAANPLLMADLAQLLPDCPVMTTAEIGIDPDWVEAMAFAWLAKQHVHKQPGNLPAVTGASRLAILGAFYPAG, from the coding sequence ATGCGTACCAAACGTGAGTTATATATTGGCCTGATGTCTGGCACCAGCATTGATGGTATTGATGCGGCGTTAGTTGCGTTTGAGGACGGCAAGTGCCAGCTGCTTGCCCGGCATTTACAGCCGATGCCTGCGACACTGACTGCACAGCTACATCAATTGTGTCGTCCTAACGATAATGAGATATCGGCGCTCGCGATCATAGAACAACCACTTGCCCAAGCCTTCGCACTGGCCTGTCAGCAATTACTGGCTAAAACGCCTTATACTGCCAGTGATGTGACCGCCATTGGTTCACACGGCCAAACCATACGCCATCACCCAGAGCATGGCTTTACCTTGCAAATCGGTGATGCCAATATCCTCGCGGCCTTAACCAATATTGATACCATAGCCGATTTTAGACGTAAGGATATGGCGCTTGGTGGTCAAGGAGCCCCATTAGTGCCGGCTTTCCATCAAGCGGTATTTCAACACCCAACGATCACCCGCGCTATTATTAACATTGGCGGCTTGGCTAACATTACTTACTTACCGAGTCTGCAACAGACTAAGCCCATTATTGGTTATGATACAGGCCCAGGTAATACCTTACTCGACGCTTGGTTTAGCGCGAAGAATAGCAGTGACCGTTACTATGATGTGGATGGTCAATGGGCGAGTTCAGGGCGTATTATTGAACCGTTACTCACATCGCTATTACAGCATGAATACTTTGCGTTGAATCCGCCAAAAAGCACAGGTCGAGAATTGTTTAACTTAGCTTGGCTCGGCTCGTATCTGACCATCGGTGCGCGAGAATATACAGATGCGGACATACAACGCACCTTGACCCGTTTTACCGCCGTATCAATAACCAATGAAGTGACTAAATTGATCCAAAATTGTGGCATTAATAAAAGTCGTGGGGTTAATAACAGTGGCGACATGAATATAAGCACTGAAGTGTATATTTGTGGTGGTGGCGCTGCTAACCCATTATTAATGGCGGATTTAGCGCAGCTGTTACCCGACTGCCCGGTAATGACAACTGCCGAGATTGGTATTGATCCTGATTGGGTTGAAGCAATGGCGTTTGCTTGGTTAGCAAAACAGCATGTGCATAAGCAGCCTGGCAACTTACCGGCGGTAACAGGCGCGAGCCGCTTAGCCATTTTAGGTGCATTCTATCCGGCAGGTTAA
- the tyrS gene encoding tyrosine--tRNA ligase, which produces MTQINDALREIKRGTEEILVEEELVAKLKEGRPLRIKLGADPTGADLHLGHTVILNKLRQFQDLGHEVIFLIGDFTATVGDPSGKNSTRPPLTREDVLVNAKTYTDQVFKILDESKTRIEFNSTWLNELGAAGMIRLASQQTVARMLERDDFKKRYASGQSIAIHEFMYPLLQGYDSVALQADVELGGTDQKFNLLMGRELQKAEGQKPQTVIMMPLLVGLDGVKKMSKSANNYIGITDAPNDMFGKIMSITDELMWNYFELLSFRPLAEIEKFKADIAADAVNPRDVKILLAKEIIARFHDEAAAESAHNDFTQRFSKNAIPDEMPAFDFAVSDAMAIANLLKEAGLVSSTSEAMRMIKQGAVKIDSVKIADTRLVPAAGTAVYQVGKRKFARITLG; this is translated from the coding sequence ATGACGCAAATCAATGATGCGTTACGCGAAATTAAACGTGGTACAGAAGAAATCCTAGTTGAAGAAGAGCTAGTAGCAAAACTTAAAGAAGGTCGTCCGCTAAGAATTAAATTAGGTGCTGATCCAACTGGTGCTGACCTGCATTTGGGCCATACTGTTATCTTAAACAAGTTACGTCAATTCCAAGATCTTGGTCATGAAGTTATTTTCTTGATTGGTGACTTCACTGCAACTGTCGGTGATCCGTCAGGCAAAAACTCAACACGTCCACCATTAACACGTGAAGATGTGCTGGTTAATGCGAAAACATATACCGACCAAGTATTCAAAATTTTAGATGAATCAAAAACCCGCATTGAGTTTAACTCTACGTGGTTAAACGAATTAGGTGCTGCGGGCATGATCCGTTTAGCGTCGCAGCAAACTGTTGCGCGTATGCTAGAGCGCGATGACTTCAAAAAGCGCTATGCGTCTGGTCAAAGTATCGCGATCCACGAATTTATGTACCCATTATTACAAGGCTATGATTCAGTTGCACTGCAAGCGGATGTTGAACTAGGTGGTACAGATCAAAAGTTCAATCTATTAATGGGGCGTGAATTACAAAAAGCAGAAGGTCAAAAACCCCAAACCGTGATCATGATGCCACTGCTTGTTGGGCTAGACGGCGTGAAAAAGATGTCTAAATCAGCGAACAACTATATCGGTATAACAGATGCGCCAAATGACATGTTCGGTAAGATCATGTCGATCACTGATGAATTGATGTGGAACTATTTTGAATTATTATCATTCCGTCCATTAGCGGAAATTGAAAAATTCAAAGCAGATATTGCGGCGGATGCCGTTAATCCACGTGATGTTAAAATTTTATTAGCAAAAGAAATCATTGCCCGTTTCCATGATGAAGCGGCCGCAGAAAGCGCGCATAATGATTTCACTCAGCGTTTTTCTAAAAATGCGATCCCAGATGAAATGCCGGCATTTGATTTTGCAGTAAGTGATGCAATGGCTATCGCGAATTTATTAAAAGAAGCGGGTCTTGTATCTAGCACATCAGAAGCGATGCGTATGATCAAGCAAGGTGCGGTTAAAATTGATAGCGTAAAAATAGCAGATACTCGACTTGTTCCTGCTGCGGGTACCGCAGTATACCAAGTTGGTAAACGAAAATTTGCTCGTATTACCCTTGGCTAA
- the yhbY gene encoding ribosome assembly RNA-binding protein YhbY, giving the protein MALSNKQKQHLKGLAHSLKPVILLGQHGLTEGVMAEIEVALAHHELIKIKVASEDRDQKSLVMDTIVKEANAEKVQSIGHTLVIYRTSDEKKIILPKK; this is encoded by the coding sequence ATGGCATTAAGCAACAAACAAAAGCAACACCTAAAAGGTTTAGCACATTCATTAAAACCTGTCATCTTACTAGGCCAGCACGGCTTAACTGAAGGTGTAATGGCTGAAATCGAAGTCGCACTAGCACATCATGAACTCATCAAAATTAAAGTTGCGTCTGAAGACCGTGACCAAAAATCCTTAGTAATGGATACCATTGTTAAAGAAGCTAACGCAGAAAAAGTCCAGAGTATTGGTCACACCTTGGTTATTTATCGTACAAGCGATGAAAAGAAAATCATACTGCCAAAGAAATAA
- a CDS encoding trimeric intracellular cation channel family protein, protein MDIIYLLDLAGTAVFAISGVQVAGQMRMDPFGATVLAAVTAIGGGTIRDAILDVGPAFWVHDPVYLTVIILTSMLTILFANRNHRMPPILLPLADAAGLALFTVLGTQKALAYGAPGMTAVVMGVITGVAGGIIRDLLASRVPMVLQKDIYATASVLGGVVYTGALLIGITEGWAMLFAMTGVFVLRMAAVHWHLRLPMFVLKHHRE, encoded by the coding sequence ATGGATATTATTTATTTACTCGATTTAGCGGGTACCGCCGTTTTTGCAATATCAGGCGTACAAGTCGCGGGCCAGATGCGCATGGACCCATTTGGCGCAACAGTATTGGCTGCGGTAACCGCGATTGGCGGTGGCACAATACGTGATGCCATCTTAGATGTCGGCCCGGCATTCTGGGTGCATGACCCCGTTTACCTCACCGTTATTATACTGACGTCTATGTTAACTATTTTGTTTGCTAACCGTAATCATCGCATGCCGCCAATATTATTACCCCTTGCCGATGCCGCAGGCTTAGCCTTATTCACCGTACTGGGTACGCAGAAAGCCTTAGCTTATGGCGCGCCGGGGATGACAGCGGTAGTGATGGGTGTGATCACCGGTGTTGCAGGTGGTATTATCCGTGACCTATTAGCCAGTCGCGTGCCTATGGTATTACAGAAAGATATCTATGCGACCGCGTCGGTGCTTGGGGGTGTGGTTTATACCGGAGCATTATTAATTGGTATCACTGAAGGTTGGGCGATGTTATTTGCCATGACAGGGGTGTTTGTATTAAGAATGGCCGCAGTGCATTGGCATTTACGCTTACCTATGTTTGTTTTAAAACATCACCGCGAGTAA
- the grpE gene encoding nucleotide exchange factor GrpE — MSSEEQKVQAEKQVEEQSVTEVQPVVDGATTEDVTVEEGTVEVDESVARIAALEAELEKATASAAEFKDVALRAKADADNIRRRAAIDVDKAKKFALEKFANELLPVIDNMERSLLHVDKENETLLPLIEGIELTAKSLESALEKFGVKAVNPEGEPFNPELHQAMSMIESTDVEPNTVISVMQKGYELNGRLIRPAMVMISKSAATPTIDTQA, encoded by the coding sequence ATGAGCAGCGAAGAGCAAAAAGTACAGGCTGAAAAGCAAGTTGAAGAGCAGTCAGTAACAGAAGTACAGCCTGTCGTTGACGGTGCTACAACTGAAGATGTTACCGTTGAAGAAGGGACTGTGGAAGTTGATGAGTCTGTTGCACGTATCGCTGCATTAGAAGCTGAACTTGAAAAAGCAACGGCATCAGCAGCGGAATTTAAAGATGTTGCATTACGTGCTAAAGCTGACGCTGATAATATCCGTCGCCGTGCTGCGATTGATGTTGATAAAGCAAAGAAATTTGCGTTAGAAAAATTTGCTAATGAACTACTGCCTGTTATTGATAACATGGAGCGTAGTTTATTACATGTAGATAAAGAAAATGAAACATTGCTACCGCTGATTGAAGGTATTGAGCTAACGGCTAAATCACTGGAATCGGCATTAGAAAAATTTGGAGTTAAAGCGGTCAACCCTGAAGGTGAACCGTTTAACCCTGAATTACATCAGGCAATGAGCATGATTGAAAGTACTGACGTTGAACCAAATACAGTGATTTCGGTGATGCAAAAAGGTTATGAACTCAATGGTCGTCTAATTCGTCCAGCTATGGTGATGATCTCAAAATCGGCTGCAACACCAACAATTGATACACAAGCTTAA
- a CDS encoding peptidoglycan DD-metalloendopeptidase family protein produces the protein MSFGNRFKQLPKQHRTFIVVIFGLIITLLLLPVFTSSPQSADAGSFYIYQLGDRYRLKLPTITTSAGNAVKTRLNSNEIIVRSGDNLSLIGQRGHLSAKTIYEIDRLASAKRLRNIYPGQKLTITTNNDGQFVELIYPYSPTESLYINKTADGYTTNTVKNKIDIRETFTRAEITSNFWNAGVKGKMPAKQIMNLATIFGWDIDFALDIRAGDSFAVIYEEQYIDGYFVSTGNILAAEFINQGEKFQAIRHKDGSYYTPSGRSMRKAFLRAPVNFKYISSSFNRNRRHPVTGRIRAHNGIDYAARTGTPIVSAGDGKVIASAYNRFNGNYVFIKHNANIVTKYLHMNKRSVKQGQRVKQNQKIGTVGATGRVTGPHLHYEFLVNGKHKNPKTVSLPKADSLRGSDKIKFVAKAKGIIKQLESNAKLYSSIAP, from the coding sequence ATGTCATTCGGTAACCGTTTTAAGCAATTACCAAAGCAACACCGAACCTTCATTGTCGTTATTTTCGGTTTGATCATTACACTGCTGCTCCTGCCTGTATTTACCAGCTCACCACAATCTGCTGATGCTGGATCTTTCTACATTTATCAGCTAGGTGATCGTTACAGGTTAAAATTACCGACGATAACCACAAGTGCAGGTAACGCAGTTAAAACCCGACTCAACAGTAACGAAATAATTGTTAGATCTGGCGATAACTTGTCATTAATCGGCCAACGCGGGCATTTATCCGCGAAAACCATTTATGAAATAGACCGACTAGCATCTGCCAAACGCTTACGCAATATTTATCCTGGACAAAAACTAACCATCACCACGAATAATGATGGTCAATTTGTTGAGCTTATTTACCCTTATAGCCCCACGGAATCGTTATACATCAATAAAACGGCTGATGGTTACACGACCAACACCGTTAAAAATAAAATAGACATCAGAGAAACATTCACGCGCGCAGAGATCACCAGTAACTTCTGGAATGCAGGTGTTAAAGGCAAGATGCCTGCAAAACAAATCATGAACTTAGCCACAATATTTGGTTGGGATATCGATTTCGCCCTCGATATTCGTGCAGGCGACAGTTTTGCGGTTATTTATGAAGAACAATATATTGATGGATACTTTGTATCGACAGGTAACATCCTTGCCGCAGAGTTCATCAACCAAGGTGAAAAATTTCAAGCGATACGCCATAAAGATGGCAGCTACTATACCCCGTCAGGCCGCTCGATGCGTAAAGCCTTCTTACGCGCGCCGGTAAACTTTAAATATATCAGCTCTAGTTTTAACCGTAATCGTCGTCATCCCGTAACAGGTCGAATACGTGCGCATAATGGTATTGATTACGCAGCAAGAACCGGTACTCCGATTGTATCTGCGGGGGATGGTAAAGTTATCGCATCTGCTTATAATCGCTTTAACGGTAATTACGTCTTTATTAAGCATAACGCTAATATTGTCACTAAATACCTGCACATGAATAAACGCAGTGTTAAACAAGGCCAGCGGGTTAAACAGAATCAAAAAATTGGTACGGTTGGGGCGACGGGGCGCGTAACGGGCCCCCACTTACATTATGAATTTTTAGTAAACGGTAAACACAAAAACCCTAAAACGGTATCACTGCCGAAAGCCGATTCATTACGTGGTAGTGACAAAATCAAGTTTGTCGCTAAGGCAAAAGGCATCATAAAACAGTTAGAAAGCAATGCTAAATTATATAGTTCAATCGCACCATAA
- the greA gene encoding transcription elongation factor GreA — MSNIIPMTARGAENLRVELEHLKTVRRPDIVAAIAEAREHGDLKENAEYHAAREEQGFCEGRIQDIEGKLSNCQIIDVTKIPNNGRVIFGSTVRLYNTETEEEITYNLVGDDEANIKENRISINSPIARGLVGKSVDDVAMVKTPGGAIEFEIVSVEYI, encoded by the coding sequence ATGAGTAATATTATCCCAATGACTGCACGAGGTGCAGAAAATTTACGTGTAGAATTGGAACATCTTAAAACGGTTCGTCGTCCTGACATTGTGGCTGCAATTGCGGAAGCGCGTGAACACGGTGATTTAAAAGAAAATGCGGAATACCATGCGGCACGTGAAGAACAAGGTTTCTGTGAAGGCCGTATTCAAGACATCGAAGGTAAACTGTCTAATTGTCAGATTATTGATGTGACCAAAATACCGAATAATGGCCGTGTTATTTTTGGGTCTACTGTCAGACTGTATAACACTGAAACAGAAGAAGAGATCACTTATAATCTGGTCGGTGATGATGAAGCTAATATTAAAGAAAATCGTATTTCAATTAACTCACCAATTGCACGTGGTTTAGTGGGTAAAAGTGTTGATGATGTGGCGATGGTGAAGACACCGGGTGGTGCGATTGAATTTGAAATTGTATCGGTAGAATATATCTAA
- a CDS encoding RnfH family protein, with protein MVSIKINVEVIYALPKEQITFTVSVEQGATAQQAIEASGILAKYPEIELNKNKLGIYSRLIKLDTVLQDGERVEIYRPLIADPKEMRKRRALKAKEEGRLHEKTGQKIK; from the coding sequence ATGGTGTCGATCAAAATTAATGTTGAAGTGATTTATGCCTTACCAAAAGAACAAATTACCTTCACGGTAAGTGTAGAACAAGGTGCAACTGCGCAGCAAGCGATTGAAGCATCGGGGATATTAGCTAAATACCCGGAAATAGAACTGAATAAGAACAAATTAGGCATCTACAGCCGTTTAATCAAACTTGATACTGTGCTTCAAGACGGTGAACGGGTTGAAATATACCGACCGTTAATTGCAGATCCAAAAGAGATGCGTAAACGCCGAGCGCTGAAAGCCAAAGAAGAAGGTCGACTGCATGAAAAGACCGGTCAAAAAATAAAATAA
- the smpB gene encoding SsrA-binding protein SmpB codes for MAKKKPKKSENTIARNKTASFEYHIEDRLEAGLELQGWEVKSLRAGKVNITESYVFIKNGEAFMSGAQIMPLDAASTHVVCNPTRIRKLLLNKRELEVLASKVERQGYTIVATSMYWKQAWVKVNIGLAKGKKEHDKRSDVKDREWKIDKERMMKHKVR; via the coding sequence ATGGCTAAGAAAAAACCAAAAAAAAGCGAAAACACCATAGCAAGAAATAAAACGGCTAGTTTCGAATATCACATCGAAGACCGCTTGGAAGCGGGATTAGAACTCCAAGGTTGGGAAGTTAAATCGTTACGCGCCGGTAAAGTTAATATTACCGAGAGTTATGTGTTTATTAAAAACGGTGAAGCATTTATGTCTGGTGCGCAGATCATGCCACTTGATGCTGCGTCCACCCATGTTGTTTGTAATCCGACTCGAATTCGTAAGCTATTATTAAACAAGCGTGAATTAGAAGTACTTGCAAGTAAAGTTGAACGCCAAGGTTACACGATTGTGGCAACATCTATGTACTGGAAACAGGCCTGGGTGAAAGTCAACATTGGTCTTGCCAAAGGTAAAAAAGAGCACGATAAACGTTCAGATGTGAAAGATCGTGAATGGAAAATAGACAAAGAACGTATGATGAAGCACAAAGTTCGTTAA
- a CDS encoding SRPBCC family protein: MPRITRSALLMYSADQMFNLVNDVNAYPDFLPGCTGSRILDEHDNQMTAAVVVAKAGISKTFTTKNTLIPGQEVKMDLVDGPFKKLTGGWTFKALDETACKVTLDLEFVFSSKLVEMAFGRIFTDLVNNMVQSFTERAKEVYGVDQN, encoded by the coding sequence ATGCCACGGATAACGCGCAGCGCGCTGTTAATGTATAGCGCTGACCAAATGTTTAATTTAGTAAACGATGTTAATGCATACCCAGATTTTTTACCCGGATGTACGGGTTCACGCATTTTAGATGAACATGATAATCAAATGACAGCAGCTGTTGTGGTTGCTAAAGCTGGTATCAGCAAAACATTCACCACCAAGAATACCTTGATACCTGGGCAAGAAGTCAAAATGGACCTGGTTGATGGGCCGTTTAAGAAATTGACTGGCGGTTGGACGTTTAAAGCATTAGATGAAACCGCATGTAAAGTAACCTTGGATTTAGAGTTTGTATTTAGCAGTAAATTAGTAGAAATGGCGTTTGGGCGTATTTTCACTGACTTAGTGAATAACATGGTGCAATCTTTTACCGAGCGTGCAAAAGAGGTTTATGGTGTCGATCAAAATTAA
- the recN gene encoding DNA repair protein RecN: protein MLTQLTIHNFAIVKFLELELKSGMTTVTGETGAGKSIAIDALGLALGSRADASTVRPGEKKAEISATFTVEANSLAYKWLVEHELNNEDECILRRVITAEGRSKGYINGIPVPLQQLKALSQFLVQVHSQHAHQALLKPEIQLAILDGYANHKKLQINVRDSYHAWHNLSNEEKKLSQNQQQRAARQQLLQYQVSELDEFALADGEYSQIEAEHKLLANRTELVQESMSCVDTLYENEDNAICNMLQVVTHRLENLLDMDPKLKSITDTLQDAVVLVEEAGNELRSYTDNLDRDPQQFEYLDERLGKALELARKHQVPADHLATHHHMLKAELDNIAGEDERIDSIKIELQASQAKYHQQAEKLSLSRQKYAKQLNKLITASMHELSMENGCFEMVLESSKHKTPNPQGLDNINFLVSTNPGQPLQALGKVASGGELSRISLAIQVITAQKISTPTLIFDEVDVGISGKTASIVGKLLRQLGDKTQVMCVTHLPQVASKGHQQMFVSKTTDGKTTETSMKTLTKEMRITELARLLGGDKITASTLNSAAEMLV, encoded by the coding sequence ATGCTAACGCAACTCACTATTCATAATTTTGCTATCGTTAAATTTTTAGAACTTGAACTGAAATCGGGAATGACCACAGTAACGGGGGAAACCGGTGCCGGTAAATCCATTGCTATCGATGCATTGGGTCTTGCTTTAGGCTCTCGTGCTGATGCCAGTACCGTTCGTCCCGGTGAAAAAAAAGCGGAAATAAGCGCGACCTTTACCGTTGAAGCAAATTCTCTCGCTTATAAATGGTTAGTCGAGCACGAATTAAATAATGAAGATGAATGTATCCTGCGCCGAGTGATCACCGCAGAAGGTCGCTCTAAAGGTTATATCAATGGTATACCGGTACCCTTACAGCAGCTTAAAGCCCTGTCGCAATTTTTGGTGCAAGTACACAGCCAGCACGCACACCAAGCCTTGCTAAAGCCTGAAATTCAATTAGCGATCCTGGATGGCTATGCCAATCATAAAAAACTACAAATCAACGTACGTGATAGTTATCATGCTTGGCACAATTTATCTAATGAAGAAAAAAAACTATCACAAAATCAACAACAGCGTGCGGCGAGACAGCAGCTATTACAATATCAAGTATCAGAACTTGACGAATTCGCCCTTGCTGACGGCGAGTACAGCCAGATAGAAGCAGAACACAAGCTGTTAGCAAACCGCACTGAGTTAGTGCAAGAGAGTATGAGCTGTGTCGATACCCTGTATGAAAACGAAGACAATGCGATCTGCAACATGTTGCAAGTCGTTACCCATCGTTTAGAAAACTTGCTCGACATGGATCCGAAATTAAAATCGATCACCGATACTTTACAAGATGCTGTGGTACTGGTTGAAGAAGCCGGTAACGAGCTGCGCAGTTATACCGATAATCTTGACCGTGATCCGCAACAATTTGAATACTTAGATGAACGTTTAGGTAAAGCCCTCGAACTCGCCCGTAAGCATCAAGTACCAGCGGACCATTTAGCCACACATCATCACATGTTAAAAGCAGAACTCGACAATATCGCCGGTGAGGATGAACGTATCGACAGCATTAAAATTGAATTACAAGCATCACAAGCCAAATATCATCAACAAGCAGAAAAACTATCGCTTAGCCGCCAAAAATACGCCAAACAGTTAAACAAGCTGATCACCGCCAGTATGCATGAACTGAGTATGGAGAACGGTTGTTTTGAGATGGTCCTTGAAAGCAGTAAACATAAAACCCCTAACCCACAAGGTTTAGACAATATTAACTTCTTGGTATCAACCAACCCAGGACAACCCTTACAAGCACTTGGTAAAGTAGCATCGGGGGGTGAACTATCACGTATCAGCTTAGCAATCCAAGTGATCACCGCACAAAAAATCTCAACCCCGACGTTAATTTTTGATGAAGTAGATGTAGGTATCTCTGGAAAAACAGCATCCATTGTCGGCAAGCTATTACGCCAACTAGGCGATAAAACCCAAGTCATGTGTGTCACCCATTTACCGCAAGTAGCATCAAAAGGGCATCAGCAAATGTTTGTGAGTAAAACCACCGACGGTAAAACCACCGAAACCAGTATGAAAACCTTAACGAAGGAAATGCGTATTACAGAGTTAGCACGTTTACTCGGTGGTGATAAGATCACGGCATCAACCCTAAATAGCGCAGCCGAAATGTTAGTTTAA